A single Streptomyces mirabilis DNA region contains:
- the pdxH gene encoding pyridoxamine 5'-phosphate oxidase yields the protein MRAHYRAEGLVEADLAAHPMDQFARWFKQAAQASVQGMVYEPNAMIVSTADAEGRPSSRTVLLKQYDEQGFVFYTNYDSRKARELSENPYVSLLFPWHPMARQVIVTGTARRTGRDETAAYFRTRPHGSQLGAWASPQSSVISSRDELDAAYEELSARYPEGEQVPVPPHWGGFRVAPRTVEFWQGRENRLHDRLRYVAEPDGSWRAERLGP from the coding sequence ATGCGCGCCCACTACCGCGCCGAGGGACTCGTCGAGGCCGATCTCGCCGCGCATCCCATGGACCAGTTCGCCCGCTGGTTCAAGCAGGCCGCGCAGGCCTCCGTGCAGGGCATGGTGTACGAGCCGAACGCGATGATCGTCTCCACGGCGGACGCGGAGGGCCGGCCCAGCTCACGCACGGTGCTGCTCAAGCAGTACGACGAGCAGGGCTTCGTCTTCTACACCAACTACGACTCCCGCAAGGCCCGCGAGCTGTCCGAGAACCCGTACGTCTCGCTGCTCTTCCCCTGGCACCCGATGGCCCGCCAGGTCATCGTCACCGGAACGGCACGGCGCACCGGACGCGACGAGACCGCCGCGTACTTCCGCACCCGCCCGCACGGCTCCCAGCTCGGCGCGTGGGCCAGCCCCCAGTCCTCGGTCATCTCCTCCCGGGACGAGCTCGACGCCGCCTACGAGGAGTTGAGCGCCCGCTACCCGGAGGGTGAGCAGGTCCCCGTGCCCCCGCACTGGGGCGGCTTCCGCGTCGCCCCCCGGACGGTCGAGTTCTGGCAGGGCCGCGAGAACCGCCTCCACGACCGGCTGCGCTACGTGGCGGAGCCGGACGGCAGCTGGCGGGCGGAGCGCCTCGGTCCGTGA